One genomic window of Solanum dulcamara chromosome 12, daSolDulc1.2, whole genome shotgun sequence includes the following:
- the LOC129876852 gene encoding uncharacterized protein LOC129876852 translates to MEIMKASFICIFLIFLLIAPCSSSSGKMDLLKMDSQIYEIDYRGPETHTYIPPPKGSRGKHNFHHQSMLKHHRKFKGLVKASKPGEISGKKIHG, encoded by the exons ATGGAGATCATGAAGGCTAGTTTCATTtgcattttcttgattttcctcCTCATTGCtccttgttcttcttcttcag GGAAAATGGATTTGTTAAAGATGGATTCACAAATTTatgaaattgattatagaggtCCAGAAACTCATACTTACATTCCTCCACCAAAAGGATCAAGGGGAAAACATAACTTTCATCATCAAAGCATGTTAAAACATCATCGCAAATTCAAGGGATTAGTGAAAGCTAGCAAACCTGGAGAAATTAGT GGGAAGAAAATTCATGGATGA